The window ACATCACCGAGGAAACCACGCCCTTTGAAGGCAGCTTAGATTGGCTGGTGCATCTCGATCGCAAGGGAGATTTCCTAGGGCGGGCGGCCCTGGAGGCTCAACAGGCGGCCGGCATTCCCCGCCGGCTGGTGGGGTTGAGCTTGCCCGATCGCCACATCGCCCGCCATGATTACCCGGTGTTGCACCAGGGAGAGCCGGTGGGCATTGTCACCAGCGGGACATTTTCACCCACCCTCAACCGCCCGATCGCCTTGGCCTACGTGCCCACGGCCCTGGCGGAAGTGGGGCAAGCCTTAGAGGTGCAAATTCGGAATAAATTCATCACCGCTGAGGTGGTCAATCGTCCCTTCTACCGCCGTCCCAAACCCTAGTGGTTTGCAGATTGGCCCTGATCGCCCCGATCGTCCCGATCGCCCTGACCCGCCGCCTGATCCGTTGCCCGCCCGAGAGTGTCCCATGCAACCCGTTGATTACACCACCCTGATAGCGAGTTTGTGGGAACTGCGGCGCGACTGGTTACCGGCCCGCTTGGAACAGGTTTTTCAGCGCGATCGCTTCACGGTCTACCTTTGCCTGCGAACGATCGATCGGCGCGGTTGGTTGGGCATTTCCTGGCATCCTCAGGCGGCGCGGCTCTGCGTTGGGGCCGCGCCGCCCAAGGAACCGGACACCTTTACCTTTAGCCAACAGTTGTTGCATCAACTGAAAGGCTTGGCCCTGGTGTCTTTTGCGGAGGTGGCCCCTTGGGAGCGGGTGGTGGATTTGCAATTTGCCCGACGGCCGGGCGATCCGCCCCTGTGGCATCTGTACGTGGAAATTATGGGCAAGTACAGCAATGCCATTTTGACCACGGCGGACGGCACGATCGTCACCGCAGCCCACCAAGTGAGCGCCCAGCAGTCGCGGGTGCGGCCGATCCAAACGGGCGATCGCTACAGTGCGCCGCCCAAACTGACGGAGGCCACACCGCAACCAACCGAATCCTTTGATCGTTGGTGGGAGCGGGTTTCCCTGATTCCTGGCCCCATCAGTCGCCAACTGCTGAAAACCTATCGTGGCCTCAGCTCGCCATTGGTCAAAAGCCTGCTGACCGCGGCCGAAATTGACCCCCAGCAGCCGGTGGAAACCCTGGAACCCGCAGGTCAGCGGCGGCTGTTTGAGGTTTGGCAAGGCTGGCTGAAACGGCTGGAAATGGGAGATTTTGCGCCCGGTTGGACGGAAGCGGGCTACGACGTGCTGGGGTGGCAGGAACAGCGCTCGGCCCCATCGGTGCAAGACCTGCTCGATCGCTACTATGGCGATCGGCTCGATCGGGAAGCCTTCCAGCGGCTTTGGCAACAATTGCGGCAAAAGGTGAGCAACCTCGCCAGCAAGCTGCGCAAAAAAGTTGAAGAATTTACCGATCGCCTGGCCCAATCCGCCGAAGCCGACCAGTTTCGATCGCGGGCTGACCTGTTGATGGCCCATTTGCACCATTGGGAACCGGGGCTGGATCGAATCAGCCTGCCGGACTTTGAGACTGGCGCACCCGTGACCATCGCCCTGGATCCGGCGAAAACCGGTGTCCAAAACGCCCAACAGCTCTACAAAAAATATCAAAAGCTCGATCGTTCCCGCAGCGCGATCGAACCGCTACTGCTCGCTGCCCGCAGCGAATTGGCCTACCTGGAAGAGGTGGAAGAAAGCCTCAGTGAATT is drawn from Limnothrix sp. FACHB-406 and contains these coding sequences:
- a CDS encoding NFACT family protein, producing the protein MQPVDYTTLIASLWELRRDWLPARLEQVFQRDRFTVYLCLRTIDRRGWLGISWHPQAARLCVGAAPPKEPDTFTFSQQLLHQLKGLALVSFAEVAPWERVVDLQFARRPGDPPLWHLYVEIMGKYSNAILTTADGTIVTAAHQVSAQQSRVRPIQTGDRYSAPPKLTEATPQPTESFDRWWERVSLIPGPISRQLLKTYRGLSSPLVKSLLTAAEIDPQQPVETLEPAGQRRLFEVWQGWLKRLEMGDFAPGWTEAGYDVLGWQEQRSAPSVQDLLDRYYGDRLDREAFQRLWQQLRQKVSNLASKLRKKVEEFTDRLAQSAEADQFRSRADLLMAHLHHWEPGLDRISLPDFETGAPVTIALDPAKTGVQNAQQLYKKYQKLDRSRSAIEPLLLAARSELAYLEEVEESLSEFEDYGGPEDLSALEEIRDELVQEGYLEDPGYRRALPDPGEGFRKFTTPSGYEVWIGRNNAQNDRLSFRLATAYDLWFHAQEIPGSHVLLRMPAGSQPDRADLQFTADLAARYSRARQAEQVPVIYTEPRHLYKPKGAKPGLVIYKHERVIWGQPQRPLAG